A genomic segment from Propioniciclava sp. MC1595 encodes:
- a CDS encoding SH3 domain-containing protein produces the protein MYQPRRIAEAASPEVDGAAAFVVPARRAARSRSDILRTRVAPTAVSVALLAASGAFALNLRAADETASAVPAPVREADTLSRDAARELVSTEETTDEASAAVEEAPAEPVATEGDAAFVAGQWAAAFGAPAGTKFIQSDTVVRVQANGDSESLGSVKEGDKISVTDKVEGNFRQVAFNGKVGWVLDARLGDKAPAKPEPKPAPKAKASTKTSTASESDSSAAYTGSTSYSGKTVLGLKPKAMVVYNAVTARWSFQAIGGYRATNNRSNHGSGGAIDFMTYSDSAKGWAVARYLAANAGAFDVDHIIFEQKIWTPYKPYWRPMADRGSITANHYDHVHVSVNL, from the coding sequence ATGTACCAGCCCCGCCGGATCGCGGAAGCCGCCTCGCCCGAAGTCGACGGCGCCGCCGCCTTCGTGGTCCCCGCGCGTCGCGCTGCTCGGAGCCGCTCCGACATCCTGCGCACCCGTGTTGCGCCGACCGCCGTGTCCGTGGCCCTGCTGGCCGCTTCCGGTGCGTTCGCGCTCAACCTGCGTGCCGCCGACGAGACCGCCAGCGCCGTTCCCGCCCCCGTCCGCGAGGCCGACACGCTGAGCCGCGACGCGGCCCGTGAGCTGGTCTCGACCGAGGAGACCACCGACGAGGCCTCGGCCGCCGTCGAGGAGGCCCCGGCCGAGCCCGTGGCCACCGAGGGTGACGCCGCCTTCGTGGCCGGCCAGTGGGCCGCCGCCTTCGGCGCCCCCGCCGGCACCAAGTTCATCCAGTCCGACACCGTGGTGCGCGTCCAGGCCAACGGCGACTCCGAGTCGCTCGGTTCGGTGAAGGAGGGCGACAAGATCTCGGTGACCGACAAGGTCGAGGGCAACTTCCGCCAGGTCGCCTTCAACGGCAAGGTCGGCTGGGTGCTCGACGCCCGCCTCGGCGACAAGGCCCCGGCCAAGCCCGAGCCGAAGCCGGCGCCCAAGGCCAAGGCGTCCACGAAGACGAGCACCGCGAGCGAGTCCGACTCGAGCGCCGCGTACACCGGCTCCACCAGCTACTCCGGCAAGACCGTCCTGGGCCTCAAGCCCAAGGCGATGGTCGTCTACAACGCCGTGACCGCCCGCTGGTCCTTCCAGGCCATCGGTGGCTACCGCGCCACGAACAACCGCTCGAACCACGGCTCCGGCGGCGCGATCGACTTCATGACCTACTCCGACTCCGCCAAGGGCTGGGCCGTCGCCCGCTACCTCGCCGCCAACGCGGGTGCGTTCGACGTCGACCACATCATCTTCGAGCAGAAGATCTGGACGCCCTACAAGCCGTACTGGCGCCCGATGGCCGACCGTGGCTCGATCACCGCGAACCACTACGACCACGTGCACGTGTCCGTGAACCTCTGA
- the pgi gene encoding glucose-6-phosphate isomerase has translation MSDVTKTDAWGTLTRLKENFTPDLRGWFEADPNRAKAWTRAAGDLHVDLSKNLIDDEVLDALVALADEVDLAGKRDAMLSGVHINNTEDRAVLHTALRRPSTDQLTVDGQDVVADVHATLEKVYAWADKVRSGEWKGVTGQPIKTVVNIGIGGSDLGPVMVYEALKAYKQDGLECRFVSNIDPSDVYEKTVDLDPTTTLFIVASKTFTTLETITNANMARTWLLEGLEKAGAIDGSDSSRTDAIAKHFVAVSTALDKVADFGIDPANAFGFWDWVGGRYSVDSAVGTPIVVAIGRENFEDFLAGFHAIDTHFAETPWRDNVPALMGLLNVWYVNFFKAQSHAVLPYAQYLHRFAAYLQQLTMESNGKGVKADGTPVTTETGEVFWGEPGTNGQHAFYQLIHQGTQLIPADFIAVATPHRALTDGGQDVHELFLANFFAQTKALAFGKTADEVRADGVAEELVTAKVFKGNRPTTSIMAPSLTPSVVGQLIALYEHITFTQGVVWGINSFDQWGVELGKVLAKQITPAIGGDAEALEAQDPSTKALIEYYRANRA, from the coding sequence ATGAGTGATGTCACCAAGACCGACGCCTGGGGCACGCTGACCCGGCTCAAGGAGAACTTCACCCCCGACCTGCGCGGCTGGTTCGAGGCTGACCCGAACCGCGCGAAGGCCTGGACGCGCGCGGCGGGAGACCTGCACGTCGACCTGTCGAAGAACCTGATCGACGACGAGGTCTTGGACGCCCTGGTCGCTCTCGCCGACGAGGTCGACCTGGCCGGCAAGCGCGACGCGATGCTGTCCGGCGTCCACATCAACAACACCGAGGACCGGGCGGTCCTGCACACGGCGCTGCGGCGTCCGAGCACCGACCAGCTCACGGTCGACGGCCAGGACGTGGTCGCCGACGTCCACGCCACGCTCGAGAAGGTGTACGCGTGGGCCGACAAGGTCCGCTCGGGGGAGTGGAAGGGCGTCACCGGCCAGCCGATCAAGACCGTGGTCAACATCGGCATCGGCGGCTCCGACCTGGGCCCGGTCATGGTGTACGAGGCGCTCAAGGCCTACAAGCAGGACGGCCTGGAGTGCCGGTTCGTCTCCAACATCGACCCCAGCGACGTCTACGAGAAGACGGTCGACCTCGACCCGACGACCACGCTGTTCATCGTGGCGTCCAAGACGTTCACCACGCTCGAGACCATCACCAACGCCAACATGGCGCGCACGTGGCTGCTCGAGGGGCTCGAGAAGGCCGGCGCGATCGACGGGTCGGACTCCTCGCGCACCGACGCGATCGCCAAGCACTTCGTCGCCGTGTCGACCGCCCTCGACAAGGTCGCGGACTTCGGCATCGACCCGGCCAACGCCTTCGGCTTCTGGGACTGGGTCGGTGGCCGCTACTCGGTCGACTCCGCGGTCGGCACCCCGATCGTGGTCGCCATCGGGCGTGAGAACTTCGAGGACTTCCTCGCCGGCTTCCACGCCATCGACACGCACTTCGCCGAGACGCCGTGGCGCGACAACGTGCCCGCGCTGATGGGCCTGCTCAACGTCTGGTACGTGAACTTCTTCAAGGCGCAGAGCCACGCGGTGCTGCCGTACGCGCAGTACCTGCACCGCTTCGCGGCGTACCTGCAGCAGCTGACGATGGAGTCCAACGGCAAGGGCGTGAAGGCCGACGGCACCCCGGTCACCACCGAGACCGGTGAGGTCTTCTGGGGCGAGCCGGGCACCAACGGCCAGCACGCCTTCTACCAGCTGATCCACCAGGGCACGCAGCTCATCCCGGCGGACTTCATCGCCGTGGCGACGCCGCACCGCGCCCTGACCGACGGCGGCCAGGACGTGCACGAACTGTTCCTGGCGAACTTCTTCGCCCAGACCAAGGCGCTGGCGTTCGGCAAGACCGCCGACGAGGTGCGCGCCGACGGCGTGGCCGAGGAGCTCGTGACCGCCAAGGTGTTCAAGGGCAACCGCCCGACGACGTCGATCATGGCCCCGTCCCTGACCCCGTCGGTCGTCGGACAGCTGATCGCGCTGTACGAGCACATCACGTTTACCCAGGGCGTGGTGTGGGGGATCAACAGCTTCGACCAGTGGGGCGTCGAGCTGGGCAAGGTCCTCGCCAAGCAGATCACCCCGGCCATCGGCGGCGACGCCGAGGCCCTTGAGGCCCAGGACCCGTCCACCAAGGCCCTCATCGAGTACTACCGGGCGAACCGGGCCTGA
- a CDS encoding vancomycin high temperature exclusion protein, which translates to MTTNPRRRRPVLRTLSTLLVLAGLGAASVAGPTLWTRFVARDRNLTAEQAPARDVAIIFGAEMYPSGRPSPYLKARLDLGAELYDAGKAQVLIVSGDNAAEHHHETTNMKRYLVSRGVPAERVVEDEHGLDTYDTCVRAREVFGITEALLVSQRYHLHRAVATCEAVGVDAVGVGDVSVKATSKRWDEFATREVGANLKMVWDVTTRRTPNLEGDPDAVRRALGA; encoded by the coding sequence GTGACGACCAACCCCCGCCGCCGGCGTCCGGTGCTGCGCACGCTCAGCACCCTGCTGGTGCTGGCGGGCCTCGGTGCGGCGAGCGTCGCCGGCCCCACGCTGTGGACCCGGTTCGTGGCGCGCGACCGCAACCTCACCGCTGAACAGGCCCCGGCCCGCGACGTGGCGATCATCTTCGGCGCGGAGATGTACCCCTCGGGGCGCCCGTCGCCGTACCTGAAGGCGCGCCTCGACCTCGGCGCCGAGCTCTACGACGCCGGCAAGGCCCAGGTGCTCATCGTTTCGGGCGACAACGCCGCCGAGCACCACCACGAAACCACGAACATGAAGCGCTACCTCGTCAGCCGGGGCGTCCCGGCCGAGCGTGTCGTCGAGGACGAGCACGGCCTCGACACCTACGACACGTGCGTCCGCGCCCGCGAGGTGTTCGGCATCACCGAGGCGTTGCTGGTCAGCCAGCGCTACCACCTGCACCGTGCGGTCGCGACGTGCGAGGCCGTCGGGGTGGACGCCGTGGGCGTGGGTGACGTGTCGGTCAAGGCCACCAGCAAGCGCTGGGACGAGTTCGCCACCCGTGAGGTCGGCGCCAACCTCAAGATGGTCTGGGACGTCACGACCCGGCGGACCCCGAACCTCGAGGGCGATCCGGACGCCGTCAGGCGTGCGCTGGGCGCGTGA
- a CDS encoding MFS transporter, whose translation MTTREARRAARRPWLAGLGAIVAALALVEVTSGILQGYYTPILTDIARHSGVHDADVNWLEAAQLMVSALSVPILAKMGDLWGHKRILLVSTLVTALASWGVAVAPSFATLLVAWGLQGAYAVWLPLEVAIIYLTARRAGAVDAPAGTRRAAGVLVFALEAGVIAGALAGGALVDVLPFGVVLALPAVAVTLCLLAIWLWVPSMPPTAAGKLDLGGIAWLTASLVALMAGLSLVRLVGVGSIWTWLALLAAFGLLVPFVRHSLRVEEPLVDVRMLAAPAQWPVQLTATLFGVSVLGAQVPLSTFARTDPSAVGYGLGLTAGTVSYIIGAYVLSLAIGALLLPVVSRLLSPRLALVVAAAFVAVGYLLFLPFHDTLVQTLTNMVVAGLGSGLLVAALPSAAAAAAPEARSGMATGLTNATKTVGGSIASAVFGVALFQGVSAAAVEAGQTAAPLSGYLVVWTLCGVTAAICALVLLVGVPQDAFTRPAHA comes from the coding sequence ATGACCACACGCGAGGCGAGGCGGGCCGCACGGCGTCCGTGGCTGGCGGGGCTCGGCGCCATCGTGGCGGCGCTGGCGCTGGTGGAGGTGACGTCGGGCATCCTGCAGGGCTACTACACGCCGATCCTCACCGACATCGCCCGGCACTCGGGCGTGCACGACGCCGACGTGAACTGGCTCGAGGCCGCCCAGCTGATGGTGTCGGCCCTGTCGGTGCCGATCCTGGCCAAGATGGGCGACCTGTGGGGCCACAAGAGGATCCTGCTGGTCTCGACGCTGGTCACCGCGCTGGCGTCGTGGGGGGTGGCGGTGGCGCCGTCGTTCGCGACGCTGCTCGTGGCGTGGGGGTTGCAGGGGGCCTACGCGGTCTGGCTGCCGCTGGAGGTCGCGATCATCTACCTGACCGCGCGCCGGGCCGGCGCGGTCGACGCGCCCGCCGGCACCCGCCGCGCCGCCGGCGTGCTCGTCTTCGCCCTCGAGGCGGGCGTGATCGCCGGGGCCCTGGCCGGCGGGGCGCTGGTCGACGTGCTGCCGTTCGGGGTCGTGCTCGCGCTGCCCGCGGTCGCGGTGACGCTGTGCCTGCTCGCGATCTGGCTCTGGGTGCCCTCGATGCCGCCGACCGCGGCCGGGAAGCTGGACCTGGGTGGCATCGCCTGGCTGACCGCGTCCCTTGTGGCCCTGATGGCCGGGCTGTCGCTGGTGCGGTTGGTCGGCGTCGGCTCGATCTGGACGTGGCTGGCGCTGCTGGCCGCGTTCGGGTTGCTGGTGCCGTTCGTGCGGCACTCCCTGCGTGTGGAGGAGCCGCTGGTCGACGTGCGCATGCTCGCTGCCCCCGCCCAGTGGCCGGTCCAACTGACCGCGACCCTGTTCGGCGTCTCGGTGCTCGGCGCGCAGGTGCCGCTGTCGACGTTCGCCCGCACCGACCCTTCTGCAGTCGGTTACGGGCTGGGACTCACCGCCGGGACGGTGTCCTACATCATCGGCGCCTACGTGTTGTCCCTGGCGATCGGGGCGCTGCTGCTGCCGGTGGTGTCGCGCCTGCTGTCGCCGCGGCTGGCGCTCGTCGTGGCGGCGGCCTTCGTGGCGGTGGGCTACCTGCTGTTCCTGCCGTTCCACGACACGCTGGTGCAGACGCTGACGAACATGGTGGTCGCCGGTTTGGGCTCAGGCTTGTTGGTGGCCGCGCTGCCGTCGGCGGCGGCCGCTGCGGCGCCCGAAGCCCGCTCGGGCATGGCGACCGGCCTGACCAACGCGACCAAGACCGTCGGCGGCTCGATCGCGTCGGCGGTGTTCGGGGTGGCGCTCTTCCAGGGCGTCTCCGCGGCGGCGGTCGAGGCCGGGCAGACGGCCGCTCCCCTGTCGGGTTACCTCGTCGTGTGGACGCTGTGTGGGGTGACGGCCGCTATCTGCGCGCTGGTGCTGCTGGTGGGCGTGCCCCAGGACGCGTTCACGCGCCCAGCGCACGCCTGA
- a CDS encoding M20/M25/M40 family metallo-hydrolase: protein MDALAARLARLVAHPTVAAPDPAATDPTPFEALHCTLAELYPLLHERCELTRVGPHGLLFRWPGSDPDADALVLMAHQDVVPVTGQEWSGDPFEARVVDGKLIGRGVLDDKGMLLVVAEAVEALLAAGFAPRRDVWLLFGDNEEVAGTTAQEAAELLRGRGVRPWLVLDEGGAVVDAGVLPGVGRSAAMVAVAEKGIATVRLSTTDAGGHASTPHRHGATARIARAILRLERHPFPARLAEPTVAMLRTLGEHATSPLRALYTRADALSPVFARALVALGPETAAIARTTMAVTQLAGSPASNVLATRAEAVVNLRLDTDTTVAAAVAHLRRAVRDRSVSIEIVESTEASRVSRTDDDRWALLVRVIGEVFPDAVASPYVQNGATDARRFSPWCDHVYRFAPLRMSDADRARLHAADEQVAVATLAEGVRFMTRLIEEACA from the coding sequence ATGGACGCGCTCGCCGCCCGGCTCGCACGGCTGGTCGCCCACCCGACCGTCGCGGCCCCCGACCCCGCCGCCACCGACCCGACCCCCTTCGAGGCGCTGCACTGCACCCTCGCCGAGCTGTACCCGCTGCTGCACGAGCGGTGCGAGCTGACGCGGGTGGGGCCGCACGGGCTGCTGTTCCGCTGGCCCGGCAGCGACCCGGACGCCGACGCGCTGGTCCTCATGGCCCACCAGGACGTGGTGCCCGTGACCGGCCAGGAGTGGAGCGGCGACCCGTTCGAGGCGCGGGTCGTGGACGGCAAGCTCATCGGGCGCGGCGTGCTCGACGACAAGGGGATGCTGCTGGTCGTCGCGGAGGCGGTCGAGGCCCTGCTGGCCGCCGGGTTCGCGCCGCGGCGCGACGTCTGGCTGCTGTTCGGCGACAACGAGGAGGTCGCCGGCACCACCGCGCAGGAGGCGGCCGAACTCCTGCGGGGGCGTGGGGTTCGGCCGTGGCTCGTGCTCGACGAGGGCGGCGCGGTCGTGGACGCGGGCGTGCTGCCCGGCGTGGGGCGCTCCGCAGCCATGGTCGCCGTCGCCGAGAAGGGCATCGCGACCGTGCGGCTGTCGACGACGGACGCCGGCGGCCACGCCTCCACGCCCCACCGGCACGGGGCCACCGCCCGGATCGCCCGGGCCATCCTGCGGCTGGAGCGGCACCCGTTCCCGGCCCGGCTGGCCGAGCCGACCGTCGCGATGCTGCGCACCCTGGGCGAGCACGCGACCAGCCCGCTGCGCGCGCTGTACACCCGTGCGGACGCCCTCTCCCCCGTCTTCGCCCGCGCGCTGGTCGCGCTCGGCCCCGAGACCGCGGCGATCGCCCGCACGACGATGGCCGTGACGCAGCTGGCCGGGTCGCCGGCGTCCAATGTGCTGGCCACCCGCGCCGAGGCCGTGGTGAACCTGCGCCTGGACACCGACACGACGGTGGCCGCCGCCGTCGCCCACCTGCGGCGGGCGGTGCGGGACCGGTCGGTGTCGATCGAGATCGTCGAGTCGACCGAGGCATCGCGGGTCTCGCGGACCGACGACGACCGCTGGGCGCTGCTCGTGCGCGTGATCGGCGAGGTGTTCCCCGACGCGGTGGCCTCGCCGTACGTGCAGAACGGCGCCACCGACGCCCGCCGGTTCTCGCCGTGGTGCGACCACGTCTACCGGTTCGCGCCCCTGCGCATGTCGGACGCCGACCGCGCCCGCCTCCACGCCGCCGACGAGCAGGTGGCGGTGGCGACGCTGGCCGAGGGCGTCCGGTTCATGACCCGACTGATCGAGGAGGCCTGTGCATGA